A genomic window from Halomonas sp. LR3S48 includes:
- a CDS encoding deoxyguanosinetriphosphate triphosphohydrolase — protein MTQMHWQQLLDPSRLHGKPTSGRDEIGRSPFHKDHDRIVFSGSFRRLGRKTQVHPLTDNDHIHTRLTHSLEVGCVGRSLGMIVGELLRERLPNWITPADLGVIVQAACLGHDIGNPPFGHAGEYAIRDWFKRAERDGSGLLEGLSEHERADLLTYEGNAQGFRIVTQIEYNQFRGGMRLTAATLGTLLKYPWTVEHGGSAGKFGCYQSERSLLEDVTRSLGLLPRGEGRWCRHPLAWLVEAADDICYALLDLEDGLEMGILRFDEVAEVLLLIAGDAPPDYPHMVRDGVSQRRRIAALRGAAMERAVNDVGAVFVEHETALLNGTLSSDLLELCHPDLGWGVAAAKQLARERIFQNERKAKLEIGAYTTLGILLEAFIGAAHELHFTGQSSFKHQRVLALIGENTPRPSWTLYDSYRRMLDFIGGMTDHYAVDLAQEMGGRLRGD, from the coding sequence ATGACGCAGATGCACTGGCAGCAATTGCTCGACCCTTCGCGGCTGCACGGAAAGCCCACCAGCGGCCGTGACGAGATCGGCCGCAGCCCGTTCCACAAGGATCATGATCGCATCGTCTTCTCCGGCTCGTTCCGGCGACTGGGGCGCAAGACCCAGGTTCATCCGCTGACCGACAACGACCATATTCACACCCGCCTGACCCACTCCCTGGAGGTGGGCTGCGTGGGGCGCAGTCTGGGAATGATCGTCGGCGAGCTGCTGCGTGAACGGCTGCCCAACTGGATCACACCGGCCGACCTCGGCGTGATCGTCCAGGCCGCCTGTCTGGGCCACGACATCGGCAACCCGCCCTTTGGCCATGCCGGCGAATACGCCATCCGCGACTGGTTCAAGCGCGCCGAGCGCGATGGCAGCGGGCTACTCGAGGGATTGAGCGAACATGAACGAGCCGACCTGCTGACCTACGAGGGCAATGCCCAGGGCTTTCGCATCGTCACCCAGATCGAATACAACCAGTTTCGCGGCGGCATGCGCCTGACCGCGGCCACTCTGGGCACGCTGCTGAAGTATCCCTGGACCGTGGAGCACGGCGGCAGTGCCGGCAAGTTCGGTTGCTACCAGTCGGAGCGGTCGCTGCTCGAAGACGTGACCCGCAGCCTGGGGCTGCTGCCGCGCGGCGAGGGGCGCTGGTGCCGGCACCCGTTGGCCTGGCTGGTGGAGGCTGCCGACGACATCTGCTATGCCCTGCTGGATCTCGAGGACGGCCTGGAGATGGGTATCCTGCGTTTCGACGAGGTGGCCGAGGTATTGTTGCTGATCGCCGGCGACGCGCCGCCGGATTATCCGCATATGGTCCGCGACGGCGTCTCGCAGCGGCGGCGCATCGCTGCCCTGCGCGGCGCCGCCATGGAGCGGGCGGTCAACGACGTGGGCGCCGTGTTCGTCGAGCACGAGACGGCGCTGCTCAATGGCACACTTTCCAGCGACTTGCTCGAGCTCTGCCACCCCGATCTGGGCTGGGGCGTGGCGGCGGCCAAGCAGCTCGCCCGCGAGCGCATCTTCCAGAACGAGCGCAAGGCCAAGCTGGAGATCGGCGCCTACACCACCCTTGGCATCCTGCTCGAAGCCTTCATCGGTGCCGCCCACGAATTGCACTTCACCGGCCAATCGAGCTTCAAGCATCAGCGGGTGCTGGCGTTGATCGGTGAGAATACGCCGCGCCCCTCCTGGACGCTCTACGACAGCTATCGGCGCATGCTCGACTTCATCGGCGGCATGACCGACCACTACGCGGTGGACCTGGCCCAGGAGATGGGCGGTCGCCTCAGGGGGGACTGA
- a CDS encoding nuclease-related domain-containing protein has product MAWLEYLLPLIFLFPLGAMAMIVIALRNLHDARVRSPFNARQLREPGQALRDRLDRAFATLFLNGALGPIVTLAPLVYGMGRMLFTSRQNWLEWALYGALSTVLVLVYCFLLIRDFQHIRRIKLGLACELAVGQELERLVRPEAHPYFVFHDVPTDSDIIDHVAVTPHGVFAVDTRARTRPFTADGREINLVTVEPKRLRFPGWSEHRPLVKTLRASRWLAKWLEQRCGQPVPVLGVLALPGWDITCAGTPDGLMVVSGDSLSEQLSERRLGELDTALHDRVIAVLIERAAELDRNPALGEPSI; this is encoded by the coding sequence ATGGCCTGGCTGGAATACCTGTTGCCTCTCATCTTCCTGTTCCCCCTCGGGGCCATGGCCATGATCGTCATCGCCTTGCGCAACCTGCATGATGCCCGTGTCCGCTCGCCTTTCAATGCCCGCCAGTTGCGCGAGCCCGGCCAAGCCCTGCGCGACCGGCTCGACCGCGCTTTCGCCACGCTGTTTCTCAACGGCGCACTGGGCCCCATCGTGACCCTGGCACCCCTAGTGTATGGCATGGGTCGCATGCTATTCACCAGCCGCCAGAACTGGCTCGAATGGGCACTCTACGGTGCACTGAGCACCGTACTGGTGCTGGTCTATTGTTTCCTGCTGATTCGCGATTTCCAGCATATCCGACGCATCAAGCTGGGGCTGGCCTGCGAACTGGCCGTGGGGCAGGAGCTGGAGCGCCTGGTGCGTCCCGAGGCCCACCCTTATTTCGTCTTTCACGACGTGCCGACCGACAGCGACATCATCGACCATGTGGCCGTTACACCCCATGGCGTCTTCGCGGTCGATACACGCGCTCGCACTCGCCCATTCACCGCCGACGGGCGCGAGATCAACCTGGTCACGGTCGAACCGAAGCGGCTGCGTTTCCCCGGCTGGAGCGAGCATCGTCCGCTGGTCAAGACGCTGCGCGCCTCACGCTGGCTCGCCAAGTGGCTCGAACAACGCTGCGGCCAACCGGTACCGGTACTTGGCGTGCTCGCCCTGCCCGGCTGGGACATTACCTGCGCCGGCACGCCGGATGGTTTGATGGTCGTCAGCGGCGACTCGCTTAGTGAGCAGCTCAGCGAACGCCGTCTCGGCGAGCTCGACACGGCGCTGCACGACAGGGTCATCGCGGTTCTGATCGAGCGGGCCGCGGAGCTGGACCGGAACCCGGCGCTGGGAGAGCCCTCGATATGA
- a CDS encoding NAD-dependent protein deacetylase gives MNDTRQPAVTEATERLREFMACHPRLAVLTGAGVSTDSGIPDYRDASGAWKCAPPMQHRLFMSSHAARQRYWARALVGFRTLHRARPSGAHRALARLEEAGSVHGLITQNVDGLHQKAGSLRVIDLHGRAEQVRCMSCGALRMRHDLHAELAERNPRWGGMKAEVRPDGDADIETDFSAFEVPSCRRCRQGIWKPDVVFFGDSVPSERVARARAMVDEAAALLVVGSSLMVYSGYRFARQAHASGKPIACLNLGRTRADGLYSLKLEAPVGAVLSGVAATLMDGDRAAG, from the coding sequence ATGAACGATACACGACAGCCCGCCGTGACAGAAGCCACCGAACGCCTGCGGGAGTTCATGGCCTGCCATCCACGCCTGGCCGTGCTTACCGGTGCCGGGGTCAGCACCGATAGCGGCATTCCCGACTATCGGGATGCTTCAGGGGCCTGGAAGTGCGCCCCGCCCATGCAGCACCGGCTGTTCATGAGCAGCCATGCCGCGCGGCAGCGCTACTGGGCACGAGCGCTGGTAGGGTTTCGCACGCTGCACCGGGCCCGCCCGAGTGGCGCTCACCGGGCCCTGGCCCGGCTGGAGGAGGCGGGGAGCGTTCACGGCCTCATTACCCAGAACGTCGACGGGTTGCACCAGAAGGCCGGTTCGCTGCGAGTCATCGATCTGCATGGCCGCGCCGAGCAAGTGCGTTGCATGAGCTGTGGTGCCCTGCGCATGCGCCATGACCTGCATGCGGAACTGGCCGAGCGCAATCCCCGCTGGGGGGGAATGAAGGCCGAGGTGCGGCCGGACGGAGATGCCGATATCGAAACGGACTTCTCTGCCTTTGAAGTGCCCAGCTGCCGACGCTGCCGCCAGGGGATATGGAAGCCCGACGTCGTGTTCTTTGGTGACAGCGTGCCTTCCGAGCGGGTGGCGCGGGCCCGTGCCATGGTCGACGAGGCCGCGGCCCTGCTGGTGGTGGGGTCGTCGCTGATGGTCTATTCCGGTTATCGCTTCGCACGCCAGGCCCATGCCAGCGGCAAGCCGATCGCCTGTCTCAATCTGGGACGCACCCGCGCCGATGGCCTCTACTCGCTCAAGCTCGAGGCACCGGTGGGGGCAGTTCTCTCGGGGGTGGCCGCCACCCTTATGGACGGGGATCGAGCGGCAGGCTGA
- a CDS encoding YbaY family lipoprotein: MSSSRTAMQTFPGRWLLGALALVVLAGCAGTPDFAELNVRVTPPGGLEVSEDAELRVQLRDAGGTLAETRATPSGSGPWPIALRFDRRTLEAAHSPQLSAELRQQGNLTHVTAEPVAISGSGGEPVSLPLDPRP, from the coding sequence ATGTCTTCATCACGTACGGCAATGCAAACCTTTCCAGGCCGGTGGCTTCTCGGGGCCTTAGCCTTGGTGGTGCTGGCCGGCTGTGCCGGCACGCCCGATTTTGCCGAGCTCAACGTTCGGGTGACTCCCCCAGGCGGGCTGGAGGTGAGTGAGGATGCCGAACTCCGGGTGCAATTGCGGGATGCCGGGGGAACCCTGGCGGAAACCCGTGCCACTCCAAGCGGAAGCGGACCCTGGCCGATCGCATTGCGCTTCGACCGCCGCACCCTGGAGGCGGCCCACTCGCCGCAGCTATCGGCCGAGCTACGCCAGCAGGGCAACCTGACCCACGTGACCGCCGAGCCGGTTGCCATATCAGGTAGCGGAGGGGAGCCGGTCAGCCTGCCGCTCGATCCCCGTCCATAA
- a CDS encoding translation initiation factor Sui1 — protein sequence MASLQDQLRGLVYSTEHGDICPNCRQPRDDCRCAELAEQERIATLDGVVRIRRETSGRKGKGVTTITGLPLPGSELKALAKTLKKRCGTGGSTNDGVIEIQGDHRELLKAELERLGYTVKLAGG from the coding sequence ATGGCCTCACTGCAGGACCAACTGCGCGGCCTGGTCTATTCCACCGAACATGGCGATATCTGCCCCAACTGCCGACAGCCGCGGGACGACTGCCGTTGCGCCGAGCTGGCCGAGCAGGAGCGCATCGCCACTCTCGACGGCGTCGTACGCATTCGACGCGAGACAAGTGGCCGCAAGGGCAAGGGAGTCACTACCATCACCGGGCTGCCACTACCAGGGTCCGAGCTCAAGGCGCTGGCCAAGACGCTCAAGAAGCGCTGCGGTACCGGTGGCTCGACCAACGATGGGGTCATCGAGATCCAGGGTGACCATCGCGAACTGCTCAAGGCAGAGCTCGAGCGCCTGGGCTATACCGTCAAGCTCGCGGGCGGCTGA
- a CDS encoding HAD family hydrolase, whose amino-acid sequence MIRPLCLLFDCDGTLVDSEPLLAAEMAASLTRLGLPFQASDYIGEFRGSRFRNIVAVLEDRYGSVDPLHLAETETTMRSNLNRRLETELTAITGAREALLALANYPCGVVSNGPENKIVTSLKAIGFADFFGTHLYSGYTAKCWKPDPRLYLHAANLMGFDAEDCIAIDDALVGVRAALDAGMTVIHLNRYPDAEETPEGAIMISSMYQLPTVIENLAHTRAMDDRQVAHAR is encoded by the coding sequence ATGATTCGCCCCCTATGCCTACTTTTCGATTGTGACGGCACGCTGGTCGACAGCGAGCCTCTGCTGGCCGCCGAAATGGCCGCCAGCCTGACCCGGCTGGGGCTACCCTTCCAGGCCAGTGACTACATCGGTGAATTCCGCGGCAGCCGCTTTCGCAATATCGTGGCAGTGCTCGAGGATCGCTACGGCAGCGTCGACCCGCTGCACCTGGCCGAAACCGAAACCACCATGCGCAGCAACCTGAATCGGCGACTCGAGACCGAGCTGACGGCGATCACGGGAGCCCGCGAAGCCCTCCTGGCCCTGGCCAACTATCCGTGCGGCGTGGTTTCCAATGGCCCCGAGAACAAGATCGTCACTTCATTGAAGGCTATCGGCTTCGCCGATTTCTTCGGCACTCATCTCTACAGTGGCTATACCGCCAAGTGCTGGAAGCCCGACCCGCGCCTCTACCTGCACGCTGCCAACCTGATGGGCTTCGATGCCGAGGATTGCATTGCCATCGACGACGCCTTGGTGGGCGTGAGGGCCGCACTCGATGCCGGCATGACGGTGATCCACCTCAACCGTTATCCCGATGCCGAGGAGACTCCCGAAGGGGCGATCATGATCAGCAGCATGTACCAGCTGCCCACGGTGATCGAGAACCTGGCGCACACCAGGGCCATGGATGATCGGCAGGTCGCCCACGCTCGCTGA